Part of the Armatimonadota bacterium genome is shown below.
CGAGCAGCGATGTCCAGTACGCCTTCGTGGGGAGATAGAAGATGGCGCCGCCGGCGGATAGGACCAGGTCCGGCTGGACAATCGGTGACGCGCTGCCCTCTCTGCAAACGACGAGTTGGCCGCCCTGCACCGCGTTGCCGTAGCCGCCCGACGCCACCAGCGCGCTCACGTAACCTGCCACGTCCGGGTAGGGGATGTCCGGCACAAGGTTGTCTACCTGGTATGCCCAAAGGTTCTGCCTGCCGTCGCGGCGCAGATCGAGGCGCTCGGCGTGCACCCCCCACATGGGCTGCGTCTGCGTCCCAACAGTGGAGTTTCCCGTGGACATGTCCAGGAGGCCACGAACGTACAGCTGGTTCGGGTAGGGCTGGCGGTCGGTGCTGAACAGCGGACGGTCGTTGTAGACGCCGGTCCGGACCGCCTTCAACCCCAGGTCGCCGCGCACATAGATCGAACCGTGCACGGTGACGTTGCCTCCACCCTCGTCAATCAGCATGTCCTGCGCCGAGTACGTGACGAAATCCGATGCGGTCAGGCGGCGGGCCTCGAACTCCACGGTGCGCGCGGCCCGGCCGACGCGGCCGATGACCCGCACCTGGATGCTGTTGACGTTGATGGAATCGCTGGGGTTGGCACTCATCCGCCGGATGTAGATGCTGTAGGCCCCCAGCGGCGCCAGTCCCAGCGGGGGGAAAGGCTTGTCCCGGGCCGCCCCGTCGTAGGCGGCGTCGGTCAGGGGCAGCCAGGGCGTACCTGACGCCGATGCATAGGCCGCGTCGGCCCCGCTGCCGTCGCTCCAGTCGGGGTCTGTCCGAAGGACGGCCTGGGCCCTTTCCAGGCCTCCCTCGGCGACGAAGAACGCCTGCACGGCCTGCTCGCTGGTCACCGCGGCCGCATACTCAGACAGGGCGAGGTTGGCCACGGCCACGGTGAGCATGGCCATCACCAACGTCACGACGATTGCCGTGAGAAGCGCCATCCCGGATTCCGCGCGGTGCAGGCCTCCCGGAGCCCGAAGGCCACCAGCGGCTCTCATCTTCGCACCCCTACCTCTCCCTCCTGATGACGGACTGGGTGGACAAGGCAAACGGCGCCTGGCCGGGGCGCAGGCCACGGAAGCCGACGGCGATCTCGATCCGCCTGACCAGGTAGCGGTCAGGGTCGGACAGCGGCACCGGCAGCCGCGGGTCGCCGACCGTCGAGGCGTCGAAGTAGGTGAGAGCAAGCGAGGTGACCTCCAGCCGGCCTGCCTCCAGCCCGGAGGTGAGCGGCCGCTCCACCCCGGAGGTGCAGTCCGATGTGCTCGTCCGCTCGTAGACTACTCCACCCCTCAGGTAGACCTGGTGGCACTCCGCTGTTCCGTCACCGTCTGCATCGGCCCAGAAGCGGATCTCGCTCCCGCTCCCGTGGTTGATCGCAGGGCTCCCTGGTGCCTCGACGTACCCGACGCCCACCAACCGCACGCGGCGGGAGAGCCACTCGAGGAGCGCGCGTGCGCCCTGCTGCTCAGAGGTGACCTGCTGGGCGACCTGCCAGCCCACCATGGCGGCCTTGAACGCCGCGAAGATGGCCAGCAGCGCCAGCGAGAAGACCGAGAGCGCCACCAAGATCTCCAGGAGGGCGATCCCTCGCCGGCCTCGCGTCCGCGGGGGCATGCGCATGGTCCTCCTCACCTTCGCCGGCTCAGCGACGTGTACGCCGTGACCACGGGCCGGGCCGGGCAGTCCGCCTCGTCGCGGAACACGTCAACCCTGACGAGCCGGAGCAGGGACAACTCCTCCGATGAGTTATCGGGGTTGGGCATCACGGGTGTCTTGGGGTCCCATGTAACGCAGATCCGGACGACCCGGAAGTCAGGCGGCGGGAGCGGGCCTACGTCATACGGCGACGGGGCTGGTGAATCCTCCCCCACGCAGTTGCGCGGAAACTCGATCACACACGACCCGGCCGATGGGGCGCACGCGTTGTCGAAGCCGATCTGCCTGATGAACTCCAGTTCGGCCTGGGTCCACGATGCGGCGACTGACCGCAGCCGCGCGGGCTTCTGCTCGGACGAAGCGGCTGCACCTGCCGGGTTCTTACCCACGACCCCCAGGACGGCCACGGTCAGTCGGAGGGAGGCGACGAGGGCTCCGGAGACCAGGAGGGCCGCGATCATGA
Proteins encoded:
- a CDS encoding type II secretion system protein, with amino-acid sequence MPPRTRGRRGIALLEILVALSVFSLALLAIFAAFKAAMVGWQVAQQVTSEQQGARALLEWLSRRVRLVGVGYVEAPGSPAINHGSGSEIRFWADADGDGTAECHQVYLRGGVVYERTSTSDCTSGVERPLTSGLEAGRLEVTSLALTYFDASTVGDPRLPVPLSDPDRYLVRRIEIAVGFRGLRPGQAPFALSTQSVIRRER